The uncultured Desulfuromonas sp. genome has a segment encoding these proteins:
- a CDS encoding addiction module protein, whose translation MLAEDIEKNALKLDVIKRIHLVERLLESLDKTDPEVEKIWVAESEKRYLAYRDGRIEGIPLEQIVKNISR comes from the coding sequence ATGCTGGCTGAAGACATAGAAAAAAATGCCCTGAAACTGGATGTTATCAAACGGATTCATCTGGTGGAGAGGTTGCTTGAGAGCCTGGACAAAACAGACCCGGAAGTCGAAAAGATATGGGTTGCTGAATCGGAAAAAAGGTATCTTGCCTACCGGGACGGGCGGATTGAGGGCATCCCTCTTGAGCAGATCGTCAAGAATATATCACGATGA
- a CDS encoding ATP-binding cassette domain-containing protein has protein sequence MTDTALLTQSLHQLLSERPYVRDFFAALNLTPPDEEISLGAFLDGIPAAHLEEFALDHATLISQCVDFITQMEAFQSSETSTVREVTIKAGVDKSGSKEQQDLILRSGEVVCVVGPTGSGKSRLLADIECLAQGDTPSKRQILLDGQVPDENRRLSGEQQLVAQLSQNMNFVMDLTVREFITMHAESRLISDVAQRVEQIFTTAVDLAGEPFTLDTPVTALSGGQSRALMIADVACLSASPIVLIDEIENAGVDRRRALDLLVKEEKIVLMATHDPLLALSGDRRLVIRNGGIAAIIETSDEERQGLGQLTALDKKLSRLRDQVRHGERIIFDLQQLM, from the coding sequence ATGACCGATACCGCGCTTCTCACTCAATCCCTGCATCAGCTGCTCAGCGAGCGGCCCTATGTGCGCGACTTCTTTGCCGCCCTCAACCTGACGCCCCCGGATGAGGAGATCAGCCTCGGTGCGTTTCTCGATGGTATTCCCGCCGCCCATCTGGAAGAGTTTGCCCTCGACCACGCCACACTCATCAGCCAGTGTGTCGACTTCATCACCCAGATGGAGGCGTTCCAAAGCAGTGAAACCAGTACGGTACGTGAGGTGACCATCAAGGCCGGAGTGGATAAGAGCGGCAGCAAAGAGCAGCAGGACCTGATCCTGCGCAGTGGCGAAGTGGTGTGCGTGGTTGGGCCGACCGGCTCCGGCAAGAGTCGGCTACTGGCCGATATTGAATGTCTGGCTCAGGGGGATACACCGTCGAAACGGCAGATACTTCTTGATGGTCAGGTTCCCGATGAAAACCGCCGTCTGTCCGGCGAGCAACAACTGGTAGCGCAACTGTCGCAGAATATGAACTTCGTCATGGATCTCACTGTGCGCGAATTCATCACCATGCACGCCGAGAGCCGCCTGATCAGCGATGTGGCACAACGGGTCGAGCAGATTTTCACCACCGCCGTTGACCTCGCCGGGGAACCCTTCACCCTCGACACGCCGGTCACCGCCCTGTCCGGTGGCCAATCGCGCGCGTTAATGATCGCCGATGTCGCCTGCCTGAGTGCCTCGCCCATCGTGCTCATCGACGAAATTGAAAACGCCGGTGTCGACCGCCGCCGCGCCCTCGACCTGCTGGTCAAAGAGGAAAAGATCGTCCTCATGGCCACCCACGACCCTTTGCTGGCCCTGTCCGGCGACCGCCGTCTGGTGATCCGCAACGGCGGCATTGCCGCCATCATCGAAACCAGCGACGAAGAGCGTCAGGGCTTAGGCCAACTCACCGCCCTCGACAAAAAGCTCTCCCGCCTGCGCGATCAGGTGCGTCATGGTGAGCGGATTATTTTTGATTTGCAGCAGTTGATGTAG
- a CDS encoding GTP-binding protein produces the protein MKLITVAGPPSCGKTSIILRAIEPLVAAGLKVGVVKFDCLTSDDYLRYEQAGIEVKTGLAGGLCPDHFFIANIEQAVQWGQREGFDLLISESAGLCNRCSPHIKDVLAVCVIDHLSGVHTPRKIGPMLKSADVVVLTKGDIVSQAEREVFAFRVRQVNPKAAVLPVNGLTGQGTLLLQRHSQSAAEVTTLNDMRLRFTMPAALCSYCLGETRIGPDCQIGNIKTMDFS, from the coding sequence ATGAAGCTGATTACCGTTGCCGGGCCACCGTCGTGCGGCAAAACCTCCATTATCCTGCGCGCCATCGAACCGCTGGTCGCTGCCGGGCTCAAAGTGGGCGTGGTCAAGTTTGACTGCCTGACCAGCGATGACTATTTGCGCTATGAACAGGCGGGCATTGAGGTCAAAACCGGCCTGGCCGGGGGCTTGTGCCCGGATCACTTCTTTATTGCCAATATCGAGCAGGCCGTGCAATGGGGGCAACGCGAAGGGTTCGACCTGCTGATCAGCGAGAGTGCCGGGCTGTGCAACCGCTGTTCGCCGCATATCAAAGATGTGCTGGCCGTGTGCGTTATCGACCACCTCAGCGGCGTGCACACACCACGCAAAATTGGCCCGATGCTGAAAAGCGCCGACGTCGTGGTGCTGACCAAGGGCGACATCGTCTCCCAGGCCGAGCGCGAGGTGTTTGCTTTCCGTGTGCGCCAGGTCAACCCCAAGGCGGCGGTACTGCCGGTCAACGGCCTCACCGGTCAGGGCACACTGCTGTTGCAACGCCATTCCCAAAGTGCCGCTGAAGTCACCACCCTCAACGACATGCGCCTGCGCTTCACCATGCCCGCCGCGCTGTGCTCCTATTGCCTCGGCGAAACCCGCATCGGCCCCGATTGTCAGATCGGCAACATCAAAACCATGGATTTCTCATGA
- a CDS encoding ABC transporter substrate-binding protein: MKPALHGDLKISEIIEHYPQTRSVFTAHGLSALVSEDGMRVLAPFLTLSTALRSRLIDLDSFMRLLQEVIDLEELAEAPGLESVDHQGELTLLALMPCGLKVPFAKAISEAIGRIEKEHNLSVRYAVEGNVNQELSYYPYINTLEKVEELPDIIVSADFNAFYGHGFYNRFVKTGEIVGYNTINTGKTFTDAGIVDPEGNYTVLGVNPLVIVANTEQLNGRPLPTCWADLLDPMWKDSLTLRGSSDFFCHAVLLPMFRDHGAEGLKKLADNVLQGMHPAQMVKQIDLNAPGALYVMPEFFAYRAKHQERIQIIWPDDGALASPVTLQVKASRIDELKPVLDLLAGIDLAQSLAGARFPVPHAEVTSDVQDKPLLWIGWDLLSQRDLLEMNAEIDDLFLPYVKSINKG, translated from the coding sequence ATGAAACCAGCACTGCATGGCGACCTGAAAATTTCTGAAATCATTGAACACTACCCGCAAACACGCAGCGTGTTCACCGCCCACGGCCTGTCCGCTCTGGTCAGCGAGGACGGCATGCGGGTGCTGGCTCCGTTTCTCACCCTGTCCACCGCCTTGCGCAGCCGCCTGATTGATCTCGACAGCTTCATGCGCCTGCTGCAGGAGGTGATCGACCTCGAAGAGTTAGCCGAAGCACCGGGCCTTGAGTCGGTCGATCATCAGGGCGAGCTGACCTTGCTGGCCCTGATGCCGTGCGGCCTCAAAGTGCCGTTTGCCAAGGCGATCAGCGAAGCGATTGGCCGCATTGAGAAAGAACACAACCTGTCGGTACGCTACGCGGTGGAAGGCAACGTCAACCAGGAATTGTCGTATTATCCTTACATCAATACCCTGGAAAAGGTCGAAGAACTGCCCGATATCATCGTATCCGCCGACTTCAACGCCTTTTATGGTCACGGCTTTTACAACCGCTTTGTCAAAACCGGTGAGATCGTCGGCTACAACACCATCAATACCGGTAAAACCTTTACTGACGCTGGCATTGTCGACCCCGAAGGCAACTATACCGTGCTCGGCGTCAACCCGCTGGTGATCGTCGCCAATACCGAACAATTAAACGGTCGCCCGTTGCCCACCTGCTGGGCCGACTTGCTCGACCCGATGTGGAAAGACAGCCTGACCCTGCGCGGCAGCAGTGACTTCTTCTGTCACGCCGTGCTGTTGCCCATGTTCCGCGATCACGGTGCCGAGGGACTGAAAAAGCTGGCTGACAACGTGCTGCAAGGCATGCATCCGGCGCAAATGGTCAAGCAGATCGACCTCAACGCTCCCGGCGCGCTGTATGTCATGCCGGAGTTTTTCGCCTATCGCGCCAAGCATCAGGAGCGCATCCAGATCATCTGGCCCGACGACGGCGCCCTGGCCAGCCCGGTCACCCTGCAAGTCAAGGCATCACGCATCGACGAACTCAAGCCTGTACTCGACCTGCTCGCCGGGATCGACCTTGCCCAGTCTCTGGCCGGTGCCCGCTTCCCGGTGCCCCATGCCGAAGTGACCAGTGACGTGCAGGACAAGCCGCTGCTGTGGATCGGCTGGGACTTGTTGAGCCAACGTGATTTACTGGAAATGAATGCCGAGATCGACGATCTGTTTCTGCCCTATGTGAAGTCCATCAACAAAGGATAA
- a CDS encoding DUF364 domain-containing protein, which translates to MFYNELKHRFSQLIERNDLADKTVEIKARILSNEEAIGNPSRDDYPLLKGKEFLMEARFLEVCGQAYTDAPSELTTTLAEIANSTLEDTPQRALFIATLNAVVRYLDGDLKTVHCRNDEPETCAEQILEAIRPADAHTVGLVGLQPAILAVLSKAFGPDNVLCVDRDTNLRGTSKHGVPILWGDEENTEMVFSRSDVVLSTGSTVVNGSLPDLLALSEKFQTPIFFYGTSVAGTARLMSLNHLCFEAS; encoded by the coding sequence ATGTTTTACAATGAATTGAAACACCGCTTCAGCCAATTAATTGAACGTAACGACCTCGCCGACAAAACCGTGGAGATCAAAGCCCGCATTCTGTCTAACGAAGAGGCTATCGGCAACCCGTCGCGCGATGATTATCCGCTGCTCAAGGGCAAAGAGTTTCTGATGGAAGCCCGCTTTCTGGAGGTCTGCGGACAGGCCTATACCGATGCACCCAGCGAGTTGACCACCACACTGGCCGAGATCGCCAACAGCACCCTGGAAGACACGCCGCAACGGGCCCTGTTTATTGCCACGCTCAATGCCGTGGTCCGTTACCTGGATGGCGACCTGAAAACCGTTCACTGTCGCAATGATGAACCGGAAACCTGCGCCGAGCAGATCCTTGAAGCCATCCGCCCCGCTGACGCCCACACTGTTGGCCTGGTCGGACTGCAACCAGCGATTCTCGCAGTGCTCTCGAAAGCCTTCGGCCCGGACAATGTCCTGTGCGTCGATCGCGACACCAATTTGCGCGGTACCAGCAAGCACGGAGTGCCGATTCTGTGGGGTGACGAAGAGAATACCGAGATGGTGTTCAGCCGCAGCGATGTGGTGCTGTCCACCGGCTCCACTGTGGTCAACGGCAGCCTGCCCGATCTGCTGGCGCTGTCGGAAAAGTTCCAGACGCCGATCTTCTTTTACGGCACCAGCGTTGCCGGTACCGCCCGGCTGATGTCCCTCAACCATTTATGCTTTGAAGCCTCGTAG
- the modB gene encoding molybdate ABC transporter permease subunit translates to MFEFSPHDLFAIAMSARVATVATLLTLPIGFSLAWVLVFSRIPGKGFIDGLVNLPLVLPPVVVGYLLLLSLGRNGWLGELLQQVDIQIIFTWKAAVIASGLIGLPLMVRSIRLGMEQIDPHLLHASRTLGAGKLDMLFTIVLPLSLPAMLSGASLTFARSLGEFGATIILAGNIPGRTQTIPLAIYDYTNTPGGESQALNLCLVSIALSYLVLLLNERALRRVRARRKPD, encoded by the coding sequence ATGTTTGAATTTTCACCCCACGATCTGTTTGCCATTGCCATGTCAGCCCGCGTGGCCACCGTCGCCACGCTGTTGACCCTGCCCATCGGCTTTAGCCTGGCCTGGGTTCTGGTGTTCAGCCGTATCCCCGGTAAAGGTTTTATTGACGGCCTGGTCAATCTGCCGCTGGTGTTGCCTCCCGTTGTCGTCGGTTATCTGCTATTGTTGTCGCTGGGACGCAACGGCTGGTTGGGTGAACTGCTGCAACAGGTGGACATCCAGATCATTTTTACCTGGAAGGCGGCAGTGATCGCCTCGGGCCTCATCGGCCTGCCGCTGATGGTGCGCTCCATCCGCCTCGGCATGGAACAGATCGATCCGCACCTGTTGCACGCGTCACGCACCCTGGGTGCCGGAAAACTGGATATGTTATTCACCATTGTGCTGCCGCTGTCGTTACCGGCCATGCTGTCCGGGGCGTCGTTGACCTTCGCTCGCAGCCTGGGCGAGTTCGGTGCGACGATTATTCTGGCCGGCAACATTCCCGGCCGCACCCAAACCATTCCATTGGCGATTTATGATTATACCAACACACCGGGAGGAGAATCGCAGGCGTTGAACCTGTGCCTGGTGTCGATTGCTCTGTCTTATCTGGTGCTGCTCTTGAATGAGCGGGCGTTGCGCCGTGTACGCGCACGCCGCAAGCCGGACTAA
- the modC gene encoding molybdenum ABC transporter ATP-binding protein encodes MILDVDVQKHLGDFQLDATFRVEGKRIGLFGPSGHGKSTLINLLAGLLTADKGHIQLDGENLYHSGSRVNQSPKKRHIAVVFQHAHLFPHYSVKGNLLYGYNRLKSGQHKLQPDEVIEALDIGKLLDRQVTSLSGGERQRVALGRALLASPRLLILDEPLSALDHSLKGQIIPYLRKTLSRFEIPYLYISHSLSEMRLLTKEVIVLDQGKVESVTTAEEMALQRITKDIRGYVNHLKLTDPQERGTLLAYRWGNKELLVTARTGRHEGLFELSSKEILLFKDNPGAVSARNMFEMPITEIRPFEHSVAITLGEEPNMLISQVMHEAADELGLKVGGTIFVGIKASVFRPLA; translated from the coding sequence ATGATTCTTGACGTTGACGTGCAAAAACATCTCGGCGACTTCCAACTCGATGCCACCTTTCGCGTCGAGGGCAAGCGGATCGGTCTGTTCGGCCCCTCCGGCCACGGCAAATCGACCCTGATCAACCTGCTCGCCGGGCTGCTCACTGCCGACAAAGGGCATATTCAGCTCGATGGCGAAAACCTCTATCACAGCGGCTCACGCGTCAACCAATCGCCGAAAAAGCGCCATATTGCCGTGGTGTTTCAGCACGCCCACCTGTTCCCTCATTACAGCGTCAAAGGCAACCTGCTCTACGGTTACAACCGACTGAAATCCGGGCAACACAAACTACAGCCTGATGAAGTGATTGAGGCGCTGGATATCGGCAAACTGCTTGACCGCCAGGTCACCAGTTTGTCCGGTGGTGAGCGGCAACGCGTCGCCCTGGGGCGCGCCCTGCTGGCCAGCCCGCGGCTGCTGATTCTCGACGAACCGCTCAGCGCGCTTGATCACAGCCTTAAAGGGCAGATCATCCCGTATCTGCGCAAAACACTGAGCCGCTTTGAAATTCCCTACCTGTACATTTCCCATTCCCTGAGTGAAATGCGCCTGCTCACTAAAGAGGTGATCGTCCTTGATCAGGGCAAGGTGGAATCCGTAACAACGGCGGAAGAGATGGCTTTGCAACGGATCACCAAGGATATCCGCGGTTACGTCAACCACCTGAAACTGACCGACCCGCAGGAGCGCGGTACCCTGCTGGCCTATCGCTGGGGGAATAAAGAGTTGCTGGTCACGGCACGCACCGGGCGTCACGAAGGGCTGTTTGAACTGTCGAGTAAAGAGATTCTGCTGTTCAAGGACAATCCAGGCGCCGTGTCGGCGCGCAATATGTTTGAAATGCCCATCACTGAAATTCGTCCGTTTGAGCATTCCGTTGCCATCACCCTTGGCGAAGAACCTAATATGCTGATTTCACAGGTGATGCACGAAGCGGCTGACGAGCTTGGCCTGAAGGTGGGTGGCACGATCTTTGTCGGTATCAAGGCCTCGGTGTTCCGACCGCTGGCCTGA
- a CDS encoding IS110 family transposase has protein sequence MKISTVGLDLAKNVFHVVGFDHAGKQVMKRMLRRHQVAEFFVKLPICTIAMEACAGCHYWARKLMEMGHEVKVIPPQYVKPYLRGNKNDYNDACAIAEAATRPTMPNVAVKTVQQQEMQALHRLRSRMVKERTALGNSLRGLLAEFGLIIPQGGSALRRGIPAILEDADNGLSDSFRSVVARSYEHFVALDDQIDFYTQQLSQLSRSDEACVRLQTVPGFGPIVASAFRSAVGDGRDYKRGRDVSASLGLVPRQHSSGGKQNLLGISKRGDRYLRSLLVHGARAVVAYAAGKDDPLSRWINRIRLERGANKAAVALANKMARIGWAILKNGSRYQSSQAAS, from the coding sequence ATGAAGATTAGTACAGTCGGGCTGGACTTGGCAAAGAATGTTTTCCATGTTGTCGGCTTTGATCACGCTGGCAAGCAGGTCATGAAACGGATGTTGCGCCGTCATCAAGTCGCTGAGTTTTTTGTTAAGCTGCCAATCTGTACTATCGCCATGGAAGCTTGTGCCGGTTGTCACTACTGGGCGCGTAAGCTGATGGAGATGGGACACGAGGTTAAAGTGATCCCACCTCAGTATGTCAAACCCTACTTGCGGGGCAACAAGAATGACTATAACGATGCCTGTGCCATTGCCGAAGCGGCGACTCGGCCGACCATGCCTAACGTTGCGGTGAAGACAGTGCAACAGCAAGAGATGCAGGCGCTGCATAGGTTGCGCTCCAGAATGGTCAAGGAACGTACAGCATTGGGCAACAGTCTTCGCGGGCTCTTGGCTGAGTTCGGATTGATCATACCTCAAGGGGGCAGTGCGCTTCGCCGTGGTATTCCTGCCATACTGGAAGACGCTGACAACGGTTTGAGTGATTCGTTTCGGTCGGTCGTGGCGCGCAGCTATGAGCACTTTGTCGCTTTGGATGATCAGATCGATTTTTACACCCAGCAGCTCAGTCAACTCAGTCGAAGCGATGAAGCCTGTGTCCGGCTGCAAACGGTTCCAGGATTTGGTCCCATTGTCGCCAGTGCCTTTCGTAGCGCAGTCGGAGACGGCCGAGACTACAAACGAGGCCGAGATGTCTCCGCATCATTGGGTCTGGTGCCACGGCAACATAGCAGCGGCGGCAAACAGAATTTACTCGGCATCAGCAAGCGCGGAGATCGCTACTTACGCAGTTTGCTTGTGCATGGCGCCCGAGCCGTTGTGGCCTATGCCGCAGGAAAGGATGATCCGTTAAGTCGCTGGATCAATCGAATACGCTTAGAACGCGGTGCCAACAAGGCCGCAGTGGCTTTGGCCAATAAGATGGCCCGCATCGGGTGGGCGATCCTGAAAAATGGCAGTCGTTACCAATCCAGTCAAGCGGCAAGCTAA
- a CDS encoding Hsp20/alpha crystallin family protein translates to MKDQELTRTEDRALQTDNDTRSPQRFLRPAVDIFETDDALTLVADMPGADKEGLDINMEQGVLTLKATMPENSDKKYLLKEFAPTSYWRQFQISDDFDAEKADASFKDGVLTLTLAKREAVKPRRIDITFH, encoded by the coding sequence ATGAAAGATCAAGAACTGACTCGCACTGAAGACCGTGCCCTGCAAACCGACAATGACACCCGCAGCCCGCAGCGTTTCCTGCGTCCGGCCGTGGACATCTTTGAAACCGACGATGCTTTGACACTGGTCGCCGACATGCCGGGAGCCGACAAAGAGGGTCTGGATATCAATATGGAGCAGGGCGTGCTGACCCTCAAGGCAACGATGCCTGAAAACAGCGATAAGAAATACCTGCTCAAGGAATTCGCCCCCACCAGTTACTGGCGGCAATTCCAGATCAGTGATGATTTTGATGCCGAGAAGGCCGACGCCTCGTTTAAAGACGGCGTGCTGACCCTGACCCTGGCCAAACGTGAAGCGGTTAAGCCACGGCGCATTGACATCACGTTTCACTGA
- a CDS encoding Hsp20/alpha crystallin family protein, translating to MARFDLFNEMDLLRREVDDAFRNFGFDALKVPAFLPGIGTGDYPRLNVTSDDNAIYVEALVPGITPDDLELNVMQNTLTLSGERKQDNEEQRTWHRRERGAGRFMRTIELPASIDTGKVEAGYNNGILSITLPKAEHMKARKISVQAQ from the coding sequence ATGGCACGCTTTGATCTTTTCAACGAAATGGACCTGCTTCGTCGCGAAGTGGATGATGCTTTCCGTAACTTTGGTTTTGACGCTCTTAAGGTTCCGGCCTTCCTGCCCGGCATTGGCACCGGCGACTATCCGCGCCTCAATGTGACCAGCGATGACAACGCCATCTATGTTGAAGCGCTGGTGCCGGGCATCACCCCGGACGATCTGGAACTCAACGTCATGCAGAACACCCTGACCCTGTCGGGTGAGCGCAAGCAGGACAACGAAGAGCAACGCACCTGGCATCGTCGTGAGCGGGGTGCCGGACGCTTCATGCGCACCATCGAACTGCCGGCCAGCATTGACACCGGCAAAGTGGAAGCCGGCTACAACAACGGCATCCTGTCGATCACACTGCCCAAGGCAGAGCACATGAAGGCTCGCAAGATTTCGGTACAGGCTCAGTAA
- a CDS encoding IS481 family transposase, with protein sequence MPWKEVKPMEQKLLFIADHLRRVANFSTLCKSYGISRRTGYKWLNRYRQLGLDGLQNQSRCPKTNPLKTPYCVREAIIKVRREYKDPPGAKKIKVLLEQEHPDWDIPSKTTIHKILLEAELITPSKSRRRVPVHPQPFAPVDKPNQVWSADFKGQFKTADGKWCYPLTIMDHHSRYLLACRTLSATTTDDTMAIFDQLFRQYGLPERIRTDNGAPFASSGLAGLSHLSKWWIRLGIAPERIMPGKPQQNGRHERMHSTLKKAAITPAAGNAQQQQKAFDHFIDTYNHKRPHESLGQKTPATVYVTSSKNMPEQLPELDYPAHFNICLVNHNGVIYHLKHRVYIACLLKGEKVGLEQTSDTQWNVYFANIKLGHFDMSDITTDRNGYISLNV encoded by the coding sequence ATGCCCTGGAAAGAGGTTAAACCTATGGAACAGAAGCTGCTCTTTATCGCCGATCACCTGCGGCGTGTCGCTAACTTCTCAACGCTCTGCAAATCTTATGGCATCAGTCGCCGCACAGGGTATAAGTGGCTCAATCGTTATCGCCAATTGGGACTTGATGGTCTCCAGAATCAATCGCGCTGCCCTAAAACCAACCCCTTAAAAACGCCCTATTGTGTTCGAGAGGCGATCATCAAGGTCCGTCGCGAGTACAAAGATCCTCCTGGAGCAAAGAAGATCAAGGTGTTGCTTGAACAAGAACACCCTGATTGGGATATCCCATCGAAGACAACCATCCATAAAATCCTCCTGGAGGCTGAACTGATTACGCCCAGCAAGTCTCGTCGGCGCGTTCCTGTTCACCCGCAACCTTTTGCTCCGGTTGATAAACCTAACCAGGTCTGGTCTGCAGACTTCAAAGGGCAGTTCAAGACCGCTGATGGCAAATGGTGTTATCCCCTTACCATCATGGATCATCACAGCCGTTATCTACTGGCCTGTCGTACGTTAAGTGCGACAACAACAGATGATACCATGGCGATCTTTGATCAATTATTTCGGCAATATGGCTTGCCGGAGCGTATTCGCACCGATAATGGTGCGCCGTTTGCCAGTAGTGGGCTTGCCGGATTATCCCACCTATCCAAGTGGTGGATTCGTCTGGGGATCGCCCCGGAACGCATTATGCCAGGGAAGCCGCAACAGAACGGACGTCATGAACGGATGCATTCCACCCTCAAAAAGGCTGCCATCACGCCTGCCGCTGGTAATGCCCAACAACAGCAAAAAGCGTTCGACCACTTTATTGACACCTATAACCATAAACGGCCCCACGAAAGCCTGGGCCAAAAAACTCCAGCGACAGTTTATGTGACGTCATCGAAAAACATGCCGGAGCAGTTGCCTGAGCTGGACTATCCTGCCCATTTCAATATTTGCCTGGTCAATCACAATGGCGTCATTTATCACTTGAAGCACCGGGTTTACATCGCGTGTCTGCTCAAGGGAGAAAAAGTAGGGCTGGAGCAGACCAGTGACACACAATGGAATGTGTACTTTGCAAATATCAAACTTGGTCACTTCGACATGAGTGACATAACAACGGATCGCAACGGCTATATCAGCCTCAATGTGTAA
- a CDS encoding zinc metalloprotease HtpX — MDRNHWFQQFFRNQLQTLALLVFVVGYLALLGWLVWGGSGLWLVALAFVLLAGSSVSPQQVMRWHRAQPLSPHQAPQLYRLLQQLAQRANLPRVPDLYYLPDRQANAFAVGSPERSAVAVSDGLIRLLNQDEWAGVLAHELSHIQHRDLQVLRLSDLANRFTQMLSAMTMLMIMISLPLLLFSNASLNLGVVLLVMGAPMLSSLAHLAISRVREFAADLNAARLTGDPQGLASALVKLEGAQQRWWTIFRLPRPAELGLLRTHPPLQQRIDRLMALLPEGARRYRTRPMNPPHLFQSQRPWWLS, encoded by the coding sequence ATGGATCGCAATCACTGGTTTCAACAATTCTTTCGCAATCAACTCCAGACACTGGCCTTGCTGGTGTTTGTTGTCGGCTATCTGGCCCTGCTCGGCTGGCTGGTGTGGGGCGGCAGTGGTCTATGGCTGGTCGCCCTTGCCTTTGTCCTGCTGGCGGGAAGTTCCGTCTCACCGCAACAAGTGATGCGCTGGCATCGTGCCCAGCCGTTATCACCTCATCAGGCTCCGCAACTGTATCGATTGTTGCAACAACTTGCGCAGCGCGCCAATCTGCCGCGTGTGCCGGACCTGTATTACCTCCCTGATCGTCAGGCCAATGCCTTTGCCGTCGGCAGCCCGGAACGCTCGGCGGTCGCGGTGAGCGACGGGTTGATCCGCCTGCTTAATCAGGATGAATGGGCTGGCGTGCTGGCCCATGAACTGAGCCATATTCAGCATCGTGACTTGCAGGTGCTGCGCCTGTCCGACCTGGCCAACCGTTTCACGCAAATGCTGTCGGCGATGACCATGCTGATGATCATGATCAGTCTGCCTCTGTTGCTATTTTCAAATGCGTCACTGAATCTGGGCGTGGTGCTGCTGGTCATGGGAGCACCGATGCTGAGCAGCCTGGCTCATCTGGCGATTTCCCGAGTCCGCGAGTTTGCCGCCGACCTTAATGCCGCCCGTCTCACCGGAGACCCGCAGGGACTCGCCTCGGCCCTGGTCAAACTCGAGGGCGCCCAACAACGCTGGTGGACTATCTTCCGCCTGCCGCGTCCGGCGGAACTGGGTCTGCTGCGCACTCACCCACCCTTACAGCAACGCATCGACCGCCTCATGGCCTTGCTGCCTGAAGGAGCACGTCGCTATCGCACCCGACCAATGAATCCGCCCCACTTGTTTCAA